In the genome of Patagioenas fasciata isolate bPatFas1 chromosome 12, bPatFas1.hap1, whole genome shotgun sequence, one region contains:
- the KIF23 gene encoding kinesin-like protein KIF23 isoform X4 — protein sequence MATVRPRGHGDMRAAARTPRRPVPKKPSNPSLKDPVGVYCRVRPLSRPDQECCIEVINETTVQIHPPDGYRIFRNGEYRETQYSFKEVFGTLVVQKKLFDVVAKPLVEDLIRGKNGLLFTYGVTGSGKTHTMTGSPGDGGLLPRCLDMIFNSIGPFQAKRFVFKLDDKNGVDVQCEVDALLERQKRDAMPVPKTPSGKRQIDPEFADMINVQDHCKVEDVDEDNVYSVFVSYIEIYNNYIYDLLEEAPFEPIKPKWNNCNTPVRNGDFIPPQSKILREDQNHNMYVMGCTEVEVKSTEEAFEVFWRGQKKRRIADTQLNRESSRSHSVFIIKLAQAPLDADGDNVLQEKEQITLSQLSLVDLAGSERTNRTKAEGNRLREAGNINQSLMTLRTCIEVLRENQMYGMNKMVPYRDSKLTHLFKNYFDGEGKVRMIVCVNPKAEDYEESLQVMRFAEMTQEVEVARPVDRALCGLTPGRRLRNQAFQEELSRKLEMRGGPINEETEEQSVAEMFLQSLPPLPSCELLDINDDQTLPKLIEVLEKRHKLRQMLSEEFAKNVLAFKTMLQEFDSSVVAKENYLQGKLSEKDKTIARQKTDVERLEKKIKTLEYKIEILEKTTTIYEEDKRNLQQELESKSQKLQRQASDKRRLEARLQGMVAETTMKWEKECERRVAAKQLEMQNKLWVKDEKLKQLKAIVTEPRNEKPERPSRERDREKPVQRSVSPSPVPNAPPVRLRHRRSRSAGERWVDHKPPSNLPTETVMQPHVPHAITVAAASEKALAKCDKYMLTHQELASDGEIETKLIKGDVFKTRGGGQAVQFTEIETLKQESPTGRKRRSSPSNPDPAEDATDSAWTDVETRCSVAVEMRAGSVLGPGYQHHAQPKRRKP from the exons GGCCAGGACGCCGCGCAGACCGGTGCCCAAGAAACCGTCCAACCCCAGCCTGAAGGATCCCGTGGGG GTGTACTGCAGGGTGCGACCGCTCAGCCGCCCGGACCAGGAGTGCTGCATCGAGGTGATCAACGAGACCACGGTGCAGATCCACCCGCCCGATGGATACAGGATATTCCGCAACGGGGAGTACCGGGAG ACACAGTACTCATTTAAAGAAGTGTTTGGCACCCTTGTTGTTCAGAAGAAGCTTTTTGACGTGGTGGCTAAACCTCTAGTGGAAGACCTCATTCGTGGGAAAAATG GTCTTCTTTTTACCTATGGTGTGACGGGCAGCGGGAAGACTCACACCATGACGGGATCTCCTGGGGACGGAGGGCTTCTCCCACGCTGCCTCGACATGATCTTCAACAGCATCGGACCCTTCCAGGCCAAGCGATTT GTTTTTAAGCTTGATGACAAGAATGGTGTGGATGTTCAGTGTGAAGTAGATGCTCTATTAGAGCGCCAGAAGAGAGATGCCATGCCTGTTCCAAAAACTCCATCTGGCAA GCGACAAATAGATCCGGAATTTGCTGACATGATCAATGTGCAAGATCACTGCAAAGTGGAAGATGTTGATGAAGATAATGTCTACAGTGTCTTTGTCTCTTATATTGAGATCTACAACAACTACATATACGACCTCTTGGAGGAAGCTCCATTTGAGCCTATAAAACCCAA GTGGAACAATTGCAACACTCCTGTGCGAAATGGTGACTTTAT ACCTCCACAATCAAAAATTCTCCGTGAGGATCAGAATCACAACATGTACGTTATGGGATGCACAGAAGTAGAGGTGAAATCTacagaagaagcttttgaagtatTTTGGAGAG GTCAGAAGAAGAGGCGGATTGCAGACACTCAGCTGAATCGAGAATCCAGTCGCTCTCACAGTGTTTTTATTATAAAGTTGGCTCAGGCACCACTGGATGCAGATGGAGACAATGTGCTACAG GAGAAAGAGCAGATTACTTTAAGCCAGCTGTCTTTAGTCGATCTGGCTGGAAGTGAAAGAACTAATCGAACAAAAGCTGAAGGGAACAGGTTACGAGAAGCAG gCAACATTAATCAGTCACTAATGAcattaaggacatgtattgaagtTCTACGGGAAAACCAGATGTATGGAATGAATAAG ATGGTCCCGTACAGAGATTCCAAACTGACTCACCTCTTCAAGAACTATTTTGACGGTGAAGGAAAAGTGCGGATGATTGTGTGCGTGAATCCGAAAGCTGAGGACTACGAGGAGAGCCTG CAAGTCATGCGCTTTGCAGAGATGACGCAGGAAGTGGAGGTTGCGAGGCCCGTTGACAGAGCCCTGTGTGGGCTGACGCCGGGACGGCGCCTCAGGAACCAGGCGTTCCAGGAGGAGCTCTCGCGCAAGCTAGAGATGCGGGGTGGCCCCATAAATGAAG AAACAGAAGAGCAATCTGTTGCAGAAATGTTTTTGCAGAGCCTACCCCCATTGCCTTCGTGTGAGCTATTGGACATTAATGACGATCAAACGCTTCCAAAGCTTATTGAAGTCCTGGAAAAACGCCATAAACTACGACAGATGTTATCAGAAGAGTTTGCCAAAAATG TACTCGCATTTAAAACAATGCTGCAAGAATTTGACTCCAGTGTTGTAGCCAAGGAAAACTATCTTCAAGGAAAACTGTctgaaaaagacaaaacaatagCAAGACAGAAAACAGACGTAGAACGCctggagaagaaaattaaaactcTGGAATACAAG ATTGAGATTTTAGAGAAAACCACAACAATTTATGAAGAAGATAAGCGTAATCTTCAGCAAGAACTAGAAAGCAAGAGCCAGAAACTGCAGCGTCAGGCTTCTGACAAGCGCAGGCTGGAGGCACGGCTGCAAGGCATGGTGGCAGAAACAACCATGAAGTGGGAGAAGGAGTGT GAGCGTCGTGTAGCAGCGAAGCAGCTGGAGATGCAGAACAAGCTTTGGGTCAAAGACGAAAAACTGAAGCAACTGAAGGCCATCGTCACTGAACCAAGAAATGAAAAGCCAGAGCGGCCTTCACGGGAGAGAGACCGAGAGAAGCCCGTCCAGAGATCAGTGTCTCCGTCACCAGTGCCT AACGCGCCTCCGGTTCGCCTCAGACACAGACGCTCACGCTCAGCTGGGGAGCGCTGGGTGGATCACAAACCACCTTCTAACCTGCCCACTGAGACGGTCATGCAGCCGCACGTCCCCCACGCCATCACGGTGGCGGCCGCCAGCGAAAAGGCGCTGGCCAAGTGCGACAAGTACATGCTGACGCACCAGGAGCTGGCCTCTGATGGGGAGATTGAGACCAAACTGATTAAG GGTGATGTTTTCAAAACCAGGGGTGGTGGACAGGCTGTGCAGTTCACAGAGATAGAGACTCTGAAGCAAGAATCTCCAACTGG TCGAAAGCGAAGATCTTCCCCTTCCAATCCTGACCCAGCTGAGGATGCTACAGACTCTGCATGGACTGATGTAGAAACCAGA TGTTCTGTGGCAGTGGAAATGAGGGCAGGATCAGTTCTTGGACCTGGATATCAGCATCATG
- the KIF23 gene encoding kinesin-like protein KIF23 isoform X3: MATVRPRGHGDMRAAARTPRRPVPKKPSNPSLKDPVGVYCRVRPLSRPDQECCIEVINETTVQIHPPDGYRIFRNGEYRETQYSFKEVFGTLVVQKKLFDVVAKPLVEDLIRGKNGLLFTYGVTGSGKTHTMTGSPGDGGLLPRCLDMIFNSIGPFQAKRFVFKLDDKNGVDVQCEVDALLERQKRDAMPVPKTPSGKRQIDPEFADMINVQDHCKVEDVDEDNVYSVFVSYIEIYNNYIYDLLEEAPFEPIKPKWNNCNTPVRNGDFIPPQSKILREDQNHNMYVMGCTEVEVKSTEEAFEVFWRGQKKRRIADTQLNRESSRSHSVFIIKLAQAPLDADGDNVLQEKEQITLSQLSLVDLAGSERTNRTKAEGNRLREAGNINQSLMTLRTCIEVLRENQMYGMNKMVPYRDSKLTHLFKNYFDGEGKVRMIVCVNPKAEDYEESLQVMRFAEMTQEVEVARPVDRALCGLTPGRRLRNQAFQEELSRKLEMRGGPINEETEEQSVAEMFLQSLPPLPSCELLDINDDQTLPKLIEVLEKRHKLRQMLSEEFAKNVLAFKTMLQEFDSSVVAKENYLQGKLSEKDKTIARQKTDVERLEKKIKTLEYKIEILEKTTTIYEEDKRNLQQELESKSQKLQRQASDKRRLEARLQGMVAETTMKWEKECERRVAAKQLEMQNKLWVKDEKLKQLKAIVTEPRNEKPERPSRERDREKPVQRSVSPSPVPISSNFITQVPNSQRPVSNPQLHRRSNSCSSISVASCVMEWEQKTPSHKHTSGTSNARSRQQEPEQSRDSNTSDRRRGMCWTGVIEVPRRRHELEIEEDQCCRGDVFKTRGGGQAVQFTEIETLKQESPTGRKRRSSPSNPDPAEDATDSAWTDVETRCSVAVEMRAGSVLGPGYQHHAQPKRRKP; encoded by the exons GGCCAGGACGCCGCGCAGACCGGTGCCCAAGAAACCGTCCAACCCCAGCCTGAAGGATCCCGTGGGG GTGTACTGCAGGGTGCGACCGCTCAGCCGCCCGGACCAGGAGTGCTGCATCGAGGTGATCAACGAGACCACGGTGCAGATCCACCCGCCCGATGGATACAGGATATTCCGCAACGGGGAGTACCGGGAG ACACAGTACTCATTTAAAGAAGTGTTTGGCACCCTTGTTGTTCAGAAGAAGCTTTTTGACGTGGTGGCTAAACCTCTAGTGGAAGACCTCATTCGTGGGAAAAATG GTCTTCTTTTTACCTATGGTGTGACGGGCAGCGGGAAGACTCACACCATGACGGGATCTCCTGGGGACGGAGGGCTTCTCCCACGCTGCCTCGACATGATCTTCAACAGCATCGGACCCTTCCAGGCCAAGCGATTT GTTTTTAAGCTTGATGACAAGAATGGTGTGGATGTTCAGTGTGAAGTAGATGCTCTATTAGAGCGCCAGAAGAGAGATGCCATGCCTGTTCCAAAAACTCCATCTGGCAA GCGACAAATAGATCCGGAATTTGCTGACATGATCAATGTGCAAGATCACTGCAAAGTGGAAGATGTTGATGAAGATAATGTCTACAGTGTCTTTGTCTCTTATATTGAGATCTACAACAACTACATATACGACCTCTTGGAGGAAGCTCCATTTGAGCCTATAAAACCCAA GTGGAACAATTGCAACACTCCTGTGCGAAATGGTGACTTTAT ACCTCCACAATCAAAAATTCTCCGTGAGGATCAGAATCACAACATGTACGTTATGGGATGCACAGAAGTAGAGGTGAAATCTacagaagaagcttttgaagtatTTTGGAGAG GTCAGAAGAAGAGGCGGATTGCAGACACTCAGCTGAATCGAGAATCCAGTCGCTCTCACAGTGTTTTTATTATAAAGTTGGCTCAGGCACCACTGGATGCAGATGGAGACAATGTGCTACAG GAGAAAGAGCAGATTACTTTAAGCCAGCTGTCTTTAGTCGATCTGGCTGGAAGTGAAAGAACTAATCGAACAAAAGCTGAAGGGAACAGGTTACGAGAAGCAG gCAACATTAATCAGTCACTAATGAcattaaggacatgtattgaagtTCTACGGGAAAACCAGATGTATGGAATGAATAAG ATGGTCCCGTACAGAGATTCCAAACTGACTCACCTCTTCAAGAACTATTTTGACGGTGAAGGAAAAGTGCGGATGATTGTGTGCGTGAATCCGAAAGCTGAGGACTACGAGGAGAGCCTG CAAGTCATGCGCTTTGCAGAGATGACGCAGGAAGTGGAGGTTGCGAGGCCCGTTGACAGAGCCCTGTGTGGGCTGACGCCGGGACGGCGCCTCAGGAACCAGGCGTTCCAGGAGGAGCTCTCGCGCAAGCTAGAGATGCGGGGTGGCCCCATAAATGAAG AAACAGAAGAGCAATCTGTTGCAGAAATGTTTTTGCAGAGCCTACCCCCATTGCCTTCGTGTGAGCTATTGGACATTAATGACGATCAAACGCTTCCAAAGCTTATTGAAGTCCTGGAAAAACGCCATAAACTACGACAGATGTTATCAGAAGAGTTTGCCAAAAATG TACTCGCATTTAAAACAATGCTGCAAGAATTTGACTCCAGTGTTGTAGCCAAGGAAAACTATCTTCAAGGAAAACTGTctgaaaaagacaaaacaatagCAAGACAGAAAACAGACGTAGAACGCctggagaagaaaattaaaactcTGGAATACAAG ATTGAGATTTTAGAGAAAACCACAACAATTTATGAAGAAGATAAGCGTAATCTTCAGCAAGAACTAGAAAGCAAGAGCCAGAAACTGCAGCGTCAGGCTTCTGACAAGCGCAGGCTGGAGGCACGGCTGCAAGGCATGGTGGCAGAAACAACCATGAAGTGGGAGAAGGAGTGT GAGCGTCGTGTAGCAGCGAAGCAGCTGGAGATGCAGAACAAGCTTTGGGTCAAAGACGAAAAACTGAAGCAACTGAAGGCCATCGTCACTGAACCAAGAAATGAAAAGCCAGAGCGGCCTTCACGGGAGAGAGACCGAGAGAAGCCCGTCCAGAGATCAGTGTCTCCGTCACCAGTGCCT ATTTCTAGTAACTTTATTACTCAGGTTCCTAACAGCCAGCGGCCTGTGAGCAACCCGCAGCTGCACAGACGTTCTAATTCTTGTAGcagcatttctgtggcctcctgtGTCATGGAGTGGGAGCAGAAAACCCCTTCGCACAAGCACACCAGTGGCACTTCTAATGCGAGGAGTAGACAGCAAGAACCAGAACAAAGTAGAGACTCTAACACCTCAGACAGAAGGCGAGGGATGTGCTGGACTGGAGTCATTGAGGTTCCCAGGCGTAGACATGAGCTAGAAATAGAAGAGGATCAATGCTGCAGG GGTGATGTTTTCAAAACCAGGGGTGGTGGACAGGCTGTGCAGTTCACAGAGATAGAGACTCTGAAGCAAGAATCTCCAACTGG TCGAAAGCGAAGATCTTCCCCTTCCAATCCTGACCCAGCTGAGGATGCTACAGACTCTGCATGGACTGATGTAGAAACCAGA TGTTCTGTGGCAGTGGAAATGAGGGCAGGATCAGTTCTTGGACCTGGATATCAGCATCATG